One region of Drosophila kikkawai strain 14028-0561.14 chromosome 2R, DkikHiC1v2, whole genome shotgun sequence genomic DNA includes:
- the LOC108076559 gene encoding uncharacterized protein gives MKFFPVLAAIVLSLAAVQAGRSRPQLVKLHPVTRQEYNELLRLTQGKDEVSEARLLSSSIAGIKGLASGFAAGSFIPAIFSSGSKDQNKKGRPLCVISTNDLENGEEDRRLGRVVSIEYEPNTDSSSGSGSGSGHGSGHGSGHGSGHGSGHGSGHGSGGSSNEGDDDDVTTVNCILVVNGTDTSTTTTTTTKKPEHGHGHGNGHGHGGYPYPPFYPYGYPPYYYPFPPPPPPPKHHHSDGDKRSVGDEVDFGHLIDAYNGFYYQPVGFPLRGGKRSRANQEVSAYQPASYPKQEYASNYPKVVRNYGLTHPAPVYVRSPQFEREQ, from the exons ATGAAGTTCTTTCCAGTTCTAGCAGCGATCGTGCTTAGCCTCGCGGCAGTCCAAGCGG GCAGGAGTCGTCCTCAGCTGGTGAAACTGCACCCCGTGACTCGGCAGGAGTACAACGAGCTCCTCAGGCTGACCCAGGGCAAGGATGAGGTGTCCGAGGCCCGTCTTCTTAGCAGCTCCATTGCTGGCATCAAGGGTCTGGCTTCTGGATTTGCTGCCGGCAGCTTCATCCCAGCAATCTTTAGCTCCGGCTCCAAGGATCAGAACAAGAAGGGACGTCCCCTGTGCGTGATCTCTACGAATGATCTGGAAAATGGAGAGGAGGACAGGCGCCTGGGACGTGTGGTGAGCATTGAGTACGAGCCCAATACCGACTCCAGCTCGGGTTCAGGATCGGGTTCGGGGCATGGAAGTGGACATGGCAGTGGACACGGTAGTGGACACGGAAGTGGTCATGGAAGTGGGCATGGAAGCGGAGGCAGCAGTAATGAAGGTGACGACGATGATGTGACCACTGTCAACTGCATTCTGGTGGTCAATGGCACTGATACCTCTACAACCACAACAACGACCACAAAGAAGCCCGAACACGGTCATGGTCACGGAAATGGTCATGGTCATGGCGGATATCCCTATCCTCCCTTCTACCCCTACGGCTACCCACCCTACTACTACCCCTTCCCTCCTCCACCCCCGCCACCCAAGCACCACCACTCCGATGGAGACAAGCGTTCCGTCGGCGACGAAGTAGATTTTGGCCACCTGATCGACGCCTACAATGGCTTCTACTACCAGCCCGTAGGATTCCCCTTGAGGGGCGGTAAGCGGTCGAGGGCCAACCAGGAGGTCTCTGCTTATCAACCAGCCAGCTATCCCAAGCAGGAGTATGCCTCCAACTACCCAAAGGTGGTCCGCAACTACGGCCTCACCCACCCGGCACCCGTCTACGTTCGTTCTCCGCAGTTCGAGCGGGAACAGTGA
- the dpr1 gene encoding zwei Ig domain protein zig-8: MSLPSRANFGLLNWLIGWLLLLSMVLLRGYSAAIAPTPPTTTTTTVSPSNLLPYFDFDVPRNLTVTVGQTGFLHCRVERLGDKDVSWIRKRDLHILTAGGTTYTSDQRFQVLRPDGSANWTLQIKYPQPRDSGVYECQINTEPKMSLSYTFNVVELKAEIFGPSDLMVKTGSDINLTCKIMQGPHELGNIFWYKGSEMLDGKGENEIDSSMARIRVEDDWTDGLTSRLKIKRAMPGDTGNYTCVPTVAKTSSVYVHVIIGEHPAAMQHNSSSNSNSFYCGICCMLLSIVSCCLQHFYEAGCGYIHAAAAAANSAALRPPKRTALTNSETRVTAAAATATVGATSMPATCNMLRERPAAVQCMR, encoded by the exons GCTACAGCGCGGCTATTGCGCCCACGCCGCCCACAACGACGACCACCACCGTCTCGCCCTCGAACCTGCTGCCCTACTTCGACTTTGATGTGCCGCGCAACTTGACCGTAACCGTCGGCCAGACCGGCTTCCTCCACTGCCGCGTGGAGCGGCTCGGCGATAAGGAT GTTTCCTGGATACGCAAACGTGATCTGCATATCCTCACCGCTGGCGGCACCACCTACACGTCCGATCAGCGTTTCCAG GTTCTGCGACCCGATGGCTCCGCCAACTGGACACTGCAAATCAAGTATCCGCAGCCACGTGACTCCGGCGTCTACGAGTGCCAAATCAACACGGAGCCCAAGATGTCTCTGTCCTACACATTcaacgtagtgg AACTCAAAGCGGAAATCTTCGGGCCCAGCGATCTGATGGTGAAAACCGGCAGCGACATCAACCTAACCTGCAAAATTATGCAGGGCCCCCACGAGTTGGGCAACATATTCTGGTACAAAg GCAGCGAAATGCTCGACGGCAAGGGCGAGAACGAAATCGACAGCTCCATGGCCCGGATTCGTGTCGAGGATGATTGGACCGACGGCCTGACTTCGAG ATTAAAAATCAAGCGCGCCATGCCCGGCGATACTGGCAACTACACCTGTGTGCCGACGGTGGCAAAAACCTCGAGCGTCTATGTGCACGTAATTATTG GCGAGCACCCGGCGGCCATGCAACACAATtcgagcagcaacagcaacagcttcTACTGCGGCATCTGCTGCATGCTGCTGAGCATTGTCTCCTGCTGCCTGCAGCACTTCTACGAGGCCGGGTGTGGATATATCCATgctgcggcagcggcggcaaaCTCGGCGGCACTGCGTCCCCCGAAGCGAACGGCGCTAACGAACAGCGAAACACGAgtaactgcagcagcagcaacggcaacaGTAGGAGCAACATCCATGCCAGCGACGTGCAACATGTTGAGAGAACGCCCAGCGGCGGTTCAGTGCATGAGATGA
- the LOC108076826 gene encoding uncharacterized protein has protein sequence MECEKCDADIRDVADIKPDTTTLEMELEEALSSSSADDTPPGMIVVETPISQWDLKPHRSKDKVSVPEPEVIETPACSVSLGLKSNDQFKKLPQPSHPMVSTEAALAAATCSTYGPPTPLPKPVCIISGTESIATLRHCIDGTTQCNNLGLGYESASNESVPSVGSLVCRICHNADNPEQLVSPCLCKGSLTYVHVHCLERWISTSRCTTCELCQFQYSTEQTLRYTCLQSLRLWYSRAMSRRALQEDCQMFSLLTLVAFGIIGTLLVGIQYYAMHTHSWGLSKLWTKSWMLFFLFMTITVYFANIYMLIKSQLTPWYRWWQSARDIKLILENRRPFPNPSRLLKAIQLETASTTASMFTHHDQLDMPARNTSLTITSSDDEPGDDKSPQKWGARLDSEVLAAVVAATVQSIADASAIECDQRQEQEEQEQRQKKHHHQQPQPRPDGIH, from the exons ATGGAGTGCGAAAAGTGTG ACGCAGACATCAGAGATGTTGCGGATATCAAGCCAGATACCACCACCCTAGAGATGGAGCTCGAGGAGGCGCTATCCTCGAGCAGTGCCGACGATACTCCGCCGGGCATGATAGTGGTGGAGACGCCTATCAGTCAGTGGGACCTGAAGCCTCATCGGTCCAAAGACAAGGTATCCGTTCCGGAACCAGAAGTAATCGAGACACCCGCCTGCTCCGTGTCCCTGGGCCTCAAGTCGAATGACCAGTTTAAAAAGTTGCCGCAGCCCAGCCACCCAATGGTCAGCACCGAGGCCGCCCTGGCCGCCGCCACTTGCTCAACCTATGGACCGCCCACGCCGCTGCCCAAGCCCGTTTGCATAATCAGTGGGACGGAGTCCATAGCCACGTTGCGTCATTGCATCGACGGAACCACGCAGTGCAACAACCTGGGCCTGGGATACGAGTCGGCATCTAACGAGTCGGTGCCCTCAGTGGGATCGCTCGTCTGTCGCATTTGTCACAACGCCGATAACCCAGAACA ACTCGTGTCGCCGTGCTTGTGCAAGGGCTCCCTGACATATGTCCATGTGCACTGCCTGGAGCGTTGGATTAGCACCTCGCGCTGCACCACCTGCGAGCTGTGCCAGTTCCAGTACTCCACGGAGCAGACGTTGCG GTACACCTGCCTGCAGTCGCTGCGCCTGTGGTATTCGCGGGCCATGAGTCGCAGGGCTCTGCAGGAGGATTGCCAGATGTTCTCCCTGCTCACCCTGGTGGCCTTTGGCATCATTGGAACCCTGCTGGTGGGCATCCAGTACTATGCCATGCATACCCACTCCTGGGGCCTGAGCAAGCTCTGGACCAAGTCGTGGATGCTGTTCTTCCTGTTCATGACG ATTACTGTCTACTTTGCCAACATCTATATGCTGATCAAGTCCCAGCTGACGCCGTGGTATCG CTGGTGGCAATCTGCGCGGGACATCAAACTAATCCTGGAGAATCGACGACCCTTCCCTAATCCAAGCCGCCTACTAAAGGCTATCCAATTGGAAACGGCCTCGACGACAGCCTCCATGTTCACCCACCATGATCAGCTCGACATGCCTGCCAGGAACACTTCCCTGACGATCACCTCCAGCGATGATGAGCCTGGGGACGACAAGTCACCCCAGAAATGGGGCGCCCGCCTGGACAGCGAGGTATTAGCCGCCGTGGTGGCTGCCACCGTGCAATCGATTGCTGACGCCAGTGCCATCGAGTGCGACCagaggcaggagcaggaggagcaggagcaaagGCAGAAgaagcatcatcatcagcaacCTCAACCTCGACCGGATGGCATCCACTGA
- the LOC108076558 gene encoding uncharacterized protein has protein sequence MLQMAMDKCLALLVLLALCASLETAPPPSPSEANREQLVRVYEINQEQYERMLQLTKGRKVISEARLINGGFATVSESFSETISSGWHSLLRIVGLTTVSKADEAEKVDFESQPLCVIKTREDEPVGRNEEVASARSSGKGIEADDEDSAIHCIVVLKKEPDQELLSQDPHPNYSQYWATQPVEDSAAVKQPEQMKDEQEEVEKEEVELTTAAPLKRQKMNKSTYPKSASLDEDSDGSRQYSGYPLQPQFGAPYPPSSAYGGYPYSPYPSQQPFGPQALYGQSPYGSLPPYGPPYPPQPQFPPQQPYVNPYGPQPQGYPYGYGFPYLDQSQLAQAAAIKEAEKPQQAEEEDDEDEDSYEEEDDYKKRYYPYYSEPYNYRQ, from the exons ATGTTGCAGATGGCAATGGATAAATGCCTGGCCCTGCTGGTGCTGTTGGCCCTGTGCGCCAGCCTAGAGACAG CCCCGCCACCTTCGCCATCCGAAGCTAACCGGGAGCAGCTGGTGCGAGTATACGAGATCAATCAAGAGCAATATGAGCGCATGCTGCAGCTGACCAAGGGCAGGAAGGTGATATCGGAGGCCAGGCTGATCAACGGAGGCTTTGCCACCGTCAGCGAGTCGTTCAGCGAGACCATCAGCTCCGGCTGGCACTCTCTCCTTCGGATCGTGGGTCTCACCACAGTCAGCAAGGCTGACGAGGCTGAGAAGGTGGACTTTGAAAGTCAGCCCCTGTGCGTGATCAAGACCCGAGAGGACGAGCCTGTGGGTAGGAACGAGGAGGTGGCCTCCGCTCGCAGTTCGGGCAAGGGCATTGAGGCCGATGATGAAGATTCCGCCATTCACTGTATCGTGGTGCTGAAGAAGGAGCCTGATCAAGAGTTGCTTAGCCAAGATCCTCATCCAAACTACTCCCAATATTGGGCGACACAACCTGTGGAAGATTCCGCTGCGGTCAAGCAGCCTGAACAGATGAAGGATGAACAGGAGGAAGTGGAAAAGGAGGAGGTTGAGCTCACCACTGCAGCCCCATTGAAAAGGCAGAAAATGAACAAGAGCACTTATCCCAAGTCAGCCAGCTTGGATGAGGACTCTGACGGTTCACGCCAATATAGTGGTTATCCACTGCAGCCTCAGTTTGGGGCGCCCTATCCCCCTTCCTCTGCCTATGGTGGCTATCCCTACAGTCCCTATCCTAGCCAACAGCCCTTTGGTCCTCAAGCTCTATATGGACAAAGTCCCTATGGATCACTGCCACCCTACGGGCCACCATACCCTCCCCAACCGCAATTTCCGCCGCAACAGCCCTATGTCAATCCCTATGGTCCACAGCCTCAAGGGTATCCCTATGGCTATGGTTTTCCCTACCTAGATCAGTCCCAGTTGGCTCAAGCGGCTGCTATTAAGGAAGCGGAGAAACCCCAACAagccgaggaggaggatgatgaAGATGAGGACTCCTACGAGGAAGAAGATGACTATAAGAAGCGTTATTATCCCTACTATAGTGAACCTTATAATTACAGACAATAA